The Fibrobacter sp. UWP2 genomic sequence CGATCACCACAAATTCCGCCTGGACGTGGAAGGCCGCGCGCTCGCCCACACCATCGTCACCTACGACGGCGACACGATGCACGTGCAGCAAATGCTCCAAGACGAGGAAGAATTCAACGACTGGAGCATCGATTTCGACATTTCGCTTGCGGAGAGCCGTGAAGCCGGCATACCTCTCCTCAAGATGGCCCGCCTCGGCGAGGTGTAATTTTCTATGATTAACGGCATGGACAGCAATTCTTTCAAAGGCAAGTTCGCGGCAGTCCTCCCTGCCGGGGGACTCGGCAAGCGCATGGGCGGGAACATCCCAAAACAACTCATGGAAATGGGCGGCAAGCCCGTCTACCGTTACAGCCTCGAGACGTTCCTCCACATGGACGAATTCGCGGAAGTCGTGATGGCAGTGCCCGCCGACTGGAAGGACCATTTTGAAAAGGATTTTTCTCACCCCAAACTGAAAATCGTCGTGGGTGGCGCCGAACGATGGCAGTCCGTAAGGAACGGAGTCGAGGCCCTCACAAGCGGAGCCGAATACGCACTGGTCCACGACGTGGCGCGCCCCTTCATCAGCGAAGAAATCATCCGCGACGTATGCAAAACTTTAGTTGAAAAGGGCGCATGCCTCGTAGCAAAACCTGCAGTCGACACAATCAAGGTTGCCGCCGATGGTTTGGTCAAACAGACCATCGACCGCCGCACCGTTTGGCTTGCACAAACTCCGCAAGCCGCTCGCATTTCTCTTTTGAAATCACTCTACAAGCGAATCGACGCGGAGCCCCTCGGCTTCACGCCCACCGACGAAGCAAGCATTTTAGAGCATTTCGGCGAAGCCGTCTACATCGTGAAGGGCAATGCCGCAAACGACAAGTTGACGACACCAGAAGATTTCAAAATACTATCGCAACTCGCGTAGAGGCCCTAAATCCGACAAAGTTTCCGTCCAAAAGATTATTGGCGGTTTTTGTCCAAAATACGGGTTTTCGCATTTTACGGGTTTTTGAATCCATATTTTTTTCTTATATTTGCCCTAGATTCCGGAGGAATTATGAAGATTTCTAACCTTTTTGCGGCAGGCCTGCTTGCCACT encodes the following:
- the ispD gene encoding 2-C-methyl-D-erythritol 4-phosphate cytidylyltransferase, with protein sequence MDSNSFKGKFAAVLPAGGLGKRMGGNIPKQLMEMGGKPVYRYSLETFLHMDEFAEVVMAVPADWKDHFEKDFSHPKLKIVVGGAERWQSVRNGVEALTSGAEYALVHDVARPFISEEIIRDVCKTLVEKGACLVAKPAVDTIKVAADGLVKQTIDRRTVWLAQTPQAARISLLKSLYKRIDAEPLGFTPTDEASILEHFGEAVYIVKGNAANDKLTTPEDFKILSQLA